The genomic region GTCCGCCCGGGTGGCAAGCGCACCGCGCACCGCGCGCAGCGCCGGCAGCAACGGCTCACCGGTCAGCGGGTCCCGCGCGTACCGGGCCCGCTCCTCCGCCCGGCCGAGCAGCCGTGCCGCCCCGACCGCCGCCGAGTCGTCGGTGAGAGTGTCCCGGATCAGCCGGTCCGCTGTTGCCCGAGGTGTCTCGGTGCGGTCGACAAGGACCTTGAAGTCGACCATCGTGTCGAGCAGTTCCGCCCAGGCGGCGTGCGCGTCCGCGCGGGCACGGTTGGCATCCGGGCCGACCACCACCACAGGTGCCCCGTCGGCCGGCTGGACCTCGCCGCTGGTGGTGGCGGTCACCGCTGCGCCGGCCCGGGCACCCCGCCGCCGGCGCAACGCCATCCGGCGCAGAGCCGGCACCGCCAGCAGCGCCATCAGGGCCAGCAGACCGGCAGCCCACCACGGCCACACCGGTGCCTGCTCGGCCGGCTCCTCACCGGCGAGGGAGAGCCCGGAGTCGGTGTCCCGGTCGGCGTTGTCCGGGCCGGCCGGGCCGGCGGACGGGTCAGCGTCGGTCGGGGTGTCAGTGGCACCGCTCTGCGGCGCGGACGGCTCCGGCGCGTCCGTGTCCGGAGCCCAGGCCGAACGGGTCGAGCCCGGTACGCCGTACGCCGGAGTGGCGTCGAACGGCACCCAGCCGATCCCGCCGAAGTAGACCTCGGTCCAGGCGTGCAGGTTGAGGTTGGTCAGCGTGTACGTTTCGCCGTCGCGCTTGCTGCCATTGGTGAACCCGAACGCCACCCGTGCCGGGATTCCCGCCGAGCGGACCAGCCAGGCCATGGCCGCCGCGTACTGCTGGCAGTAACCGACCTTGTTGGTCAGGAAGTCGACGATGTCCTGGCCGCTGCTGCCGCTCTCGGTGCTGAGCCGGTAGCTGAACCCGTTGTCCGACGAGAAGTGCTGGTAGATCGACAGCACCCGGTCGTAGTCGGTGCGCTTGCCCTGGATCAGCCCCTTGACCAGCTCCTCCACCTCGGGCACCGGCCCGGGGGTGGCGGTGAGCTGGCGGCGTACCGGGTGGTCGGCCGCCAACGGCTGGGCCGCCCGCAGCGCGGCAGGCGTGTACGTCGAACGGATGTAGTCGAAGGAGTACTTGCGGCCCCGGGAGTTTTCCCGGTTGGAGAAGACGACCTGCTGGTTGGGGTCGTAGAGCCAGTTGCTGTTGAGGTCCTCGGTGCGTACCGGCTCGGCGTACACCGGCATGAGCGACATGTTGAGGCTCTTGGTGACCTCGACGGTCGCCCGGTAGCTGGTCTGCTGCACCCCTCGGCCGGCCCGCTCGGTCGGATCCGGCAGGTCCCGGTTGGCCGGCCGGCCACTCGGATTACGAGCCTGGAAACCAGTGGGGCGCAGCTCGTCGGCTACCGCGTAGCGCAGGTAGAACGGGTTGGGCTCGGAGGTGGTCACCTTGACCAGGTCTGCCACCTCGGACTGGTTGAGCTGACCGGCGAGCGAGGCGAACAGGTCGATCCGACCCGTCGACCCTCCCGATCCCGCGCGGCCGTTGCCCGAGCCGTTGCCCGAGCCACCGAGGCTGTCGAGCAGCCCGCCGGTCATGCCGGGCACCGCAAGTGGCAGCGCCACCGCCACCACCACCCCGACCACGGCGAGCCGGCGGCCGGCAGAGGCCAGCGGCGACGCCTCCCACACGTCGACGTCGCGGCCGTCGCCGGTGAACCGGCGGCCGAACCGCCGGACCCGGTCGACGTTGTCGCTGACCAGCAGCCACAGGTATCCGGCGGCGCCGATCACGAACGGCAGCGCGGGGACGCTGTCCACGTAGACGGCGACCGGCACCGAGTAGATGGCGAGCATCGGCAGCCCTGCCAGCGCCGGCCGGCGCATACCCACGGCCAGCACGTCCACCAGCACGGCCACCCCGCCGACACCGAGCACTGTGATGAACAGCAGCGGGTCCGTGTCCGGAACTTCGACGCCGTACGAGCGCATGTCCTGCATGGAGCCGCCGAGCAGGTCGGCGAAGTGCCCGAACGTGGTCGGCGTGGGCAGGACGGCGAACAGTTCGCCACCGCTGGGGAACAGCCAGGTCAGCGCGAGCGTCAGCGCGGCCAGCATGCCGAGCACCTGACCCCAGAGAGGTGCCCGGACCAGCCGGGTCAGGGCGGCGACCCCGGCCACCACGGCGACCGCGATGGCCGACTGGATCAGCCACGTCCAGCTCTGGAAGATGGCCGACAGCGGCGCGGCGGCGAGCAGCGTGGCAGCGGCCGCCACCGCACCGATGTTCCGACTGGCGATCATGAGGGGGACCTTCCGTTCATCGCACGCCGCCGGCGACCGTCTCGGCCAGCGCGGCGCGCAGAGCGAAGCCCTGGGAACCCCGGCCCGCCTGCGGCCAGAGCGCCGGCAGCCGGCCACCGTGGTCGACGCCGACCACCCGCCAACCGCTCTGCACCATGGCGAGCACGGCGGCGCCGTGCGCGTGCTCCGCCTCGGCGCGGGCCTTCTCCGGCAGGCTGAGCCACCCGGAGCTGTTCAACAGGAACCCGACGCACGTCGCGCCGTTGCCGCGCAGCCCGGCCAGCAACTCGGCCTCGGCCACGCTCACCGCGCCGAACAGCCCGATGATCAGACCGCCGTCGGCACGCTGCCGTACCCGCTGCACGAGGCCCGCCAGCTCGGCCCGCTGGTCCAGCCGGACCTCCGCGAGATGATCGAGCAGCACACCGTCGCCGCCGCCCTCCGAGGCGTCCACGTCCACCCCCGAGCCGGTGACCAGGCGCAGCTTGTAGCCGGACTGGCGCAGGTGCACGGCGATGCTCGCGGCCGCGGAGACCGCCCACTCGAAACTCGCCGTCGGCCCGTCACCCCGGTGGCCGTACGCGCGGGTGTCCAGGACGACAGTGGCCCGGCTCTCCCACGGCTGCTCCTCGCGGCGCACCATCAGCTCACCGGTGCGCGCTGTCGACTTCCAGTGCACCCGGCGCAGGTCGTCGCCGCGCCGGTACTCCCGGGTCGCCGCGTCGTCCTCGCCGTGCACCGCCACCGACCGGGCCCGGCTGTCGCCGCTGCCCGCGTACTCCCCGGGGAGCCGGACCGACGGCAGGGGAGTGACCTGCGGGATGACCGTCAGGTGGTCGGTGCTGGGGAAGGCCCGGGTCAGCTCGCACAGACCGAACGGGTCGGTCATCCGGACCACAAGCGGGCCCACGTCGTAGCGGCCACGCACGTCGGCGCGCACCGTGTACGCGACGGAGCTGGCCTGGTGGGCGCCGAGCCGCTCCAGCACGACCCGTGGCCGGCTGCCCAGCGCGTAGGGCAGCCGGTCCTCCAGCAGCAGCGTGCCGGTGGGCAGACGGGACAGGTTCTGCAGGCGCAGCACCACCCGCGAGTTCGCCCCGACCGGAACCCGGTGCGGGTCCAGCGACCGGTTGCAGGCCAACTTGTAGCGGCTGCGCCCCACGTAGGCGGCGGCAAGCAGCGGAAGGATGGCCAGCAGTACGGCCACCCGGAGCAGGTCCTTCTCGCCCAGGATGAAGGCCGAGATGGCCGCCGCCGCCGCGGCGGCCAGGAACGAGCGCCCGCGGGTGGTCAGACCGCGCAGCCCGGCACGCACGTCACGGCCTCCGCGGCTCGTAGGGGGCGCGACCGTTGCCGGTGGCGGGCCGGGTGTCGTACGGGTTGCGCTGCCGGTCGTGCGGCAGCGGCAGCCGGTGCACCAGCTCCGAGACGATCGCGTCGGTGGTACGCCGGGCGAGCTGCGCGTCGGCCGTCGGGATGATGCGGTGGGCCAGCACCGGCACCGCCAGGGCCTGCAGGTCGTCGGGGAGGACGTAGTCGCGGCCCTCCAGGGCGGCGACCGCCCGGGCGGTACGCAGCAGCTGCAGGGTCGCCCGGGGGGACGCGCCGAGGCGCAGGTCGGGGGCCTCGCGGGTGGCGGTCACCAGGTCGATCGCGTACTGCTTGACCGCGTCCGCGACGTGCACCTGCCGGACGGTGGAGATGAGCTGCCGGACGATGTTGGCGTCGGAGACCGGGCGCAATTCGTGCAGCGGGTCGGTGGCACCGTGCCCGTCGAGCATGGCCAGCTCGGCGCTGACGTCCGGGTAGCCCATCGCGATCCGGGCGGTGAACCGGTCCCGCTGCGCCTCGGGCAGCGGGTACGTCCCCTCCATCTCGATCGGGTTCTGGGTGGCGATGACCATGAACGGGGTCTGCAGCTGGTAGGTCACGCCGTCGACGGTGACCTGGCGTTCCTCCATGCACTCGAGCAACGCCGACTGGGTCTTCGGCGACGCCCGGTTGATCTCGTCGCCAACGACGAGGTTGGCGAAGACGGCACCCGGACGGAACTCGAAGTCGTGCGTCTCCTGGTTGTAGACGCTGACGCCGGTGACATCGCTGGGCAGAAGGTCGGGGGTGAACTGGATGCGCCGCACCGTGCAGTCGATGGACCGAGCGAGGGCCTTGGCCAGCTTGGTCTTGCCGACGCCGGGAACGTCTTCGATGAGGAGGTGTCCTTCGGCGAGGAGGACGGCAAGGGCAAGCCGCACGGTGGCGGTCTTGCCCTCGATGACCTGCTCGATGTTGGCCACAATGGCCTCGCTGGCGGCGCGGAACTCGTCGTGCGGCAGTAGGCCGCCAACCTCGTCCCAGGTCTGTTGTGTCACGGGCCTCCTCCTCGTCGCCGTCACGGCAGCTCTGTTGAGAGCACCTGGACCCGCCGTTGGGTTCGCGACGCCGAGCCTCGTTTGCCGCAGGAATCTCACTGGCCTCTCAGGCTAACCATGTTTGTCGTTATCGCCGACCCCCGCAGGTAGTCGGTCGGTTACGTACGGATATTCGCCGAGTCGGGGGATCGGATCCGGCCGGTGCGGGGTCCGGTCTGTCCGCCTCGGGACAGGGGTACACTGCCGGACATGGCCGGAGTCTTCCTGCTTCTTACCGGGCCGTGCTGATGCGCTGATCGCGCGACAGCACGGCGGCCCCTCCTGCGCGAGGGGCTTTTTCGTGCCCGCCGCCGGCTCGCCGCCGGTGGCGCCGAGAGGACCGGCCCGGCCCGGCGGTGCCGAGACGAAGCGAAGTGAAGCGAGGAGAGACGATGAGTGAGGCAGCCGCACCGGCGGACGACATCCCCCCGTTCCGGTACACAGCGGCCCTGGCCGACGAGATCGAAGTCCGTTGGCAGGACACCTGGGCGCGCGAGGGCACCTTCCACGCGCCAAACCCGAGCGGCCCACTGGCCGACCCGGGTCACCCGCGAGCCGGCGCGGAGAAGCTGTACGTGCTGGACATGTTCCCGTACCCGTCGGGTGCCGGCCTGCACGTGGGCCACCCGCTGGGCTACATCGGCACCGACTGCTACGCCCGCTACCAGCGGATGGCCGGGCGCAACGTGCTGCACGCGATGGGCTTCGACGCGTTCGGCCTGCCCGCCGAGCAGTACGCGGTGCAGACCGGAACCCACCCGCGGACCACTACCGAGCAGAACATCGAGCGGTACAAGGTGCAGCTGCGTCGGCTGGGTCTGGCGCACGACGAGCGGCGTTCGGTGGCGACGATCGACACCGACTTCTACCGCTGGACGCAGTGGATCTTCCTGCAGATCTTCAACTCCTGGTACGACCGCGACGCCGCGAAGGCCCGGCCCATCGCCGAGCTGATCGCCGAGTTCGAAGGCGGCAACCGGCCCACCTCGGACGGCCGCCCCTGGGCGGAGCTGAGCGTCGCCGAGCGCCGCCAGGTCGTCGACGACCATCGGCTGGCGTACGTCTCGGAGGCGCCGGTGAACTGGTGCCCCGGGCTGGGCACCGTGCTGGCCAACGAGGAGGTCACCGCCGACGGCCGCTCCGACCGGGGCAACTTCCCGGTCTTCAAGCGCAGCCTGAAGCAGTGGAAGATGCGGATCACCGCGTACGGTGACCGGCTGCTGGACGACCTGGACAGCCTGGACTGGCCCGAGCCGATCAAGCTGATGCAGCGCAACTGGATCGGTCGCTCCACGGGCGCGCACATCGACTTCCCGACCGCGCAGGCGCCGGTGCGGGTGTTCACCACCCGACCGGACACCATCTTCGGTGCCACCTACATGGTGCTGGCGCCCGAGCACGAGCTGGTCGACGCGCTGGTGCCGGCCGTCTGGCCGCAGGGCACCAGGGACGCCTGGACCGGCGGGCACGCCAACCCCCGGGCCGCCGTCGAGGCGTACCGCAAGGACGCCGCCGCCAAGACCGACGTCGAGCGGCAGTCCGACTCCAAGGAGAAGACGGGCGTCTTCATCGGCGCGTACGCCACCAACCCGGTCACCGGCGGGCAGATCCCGATCTTCATCGCCGACTACGTGCTGGCGGGCTACGGCACCGGTGCGATCATGGCGGTGCCCGCGCAGGACGAGCGGGACTGGGCGTTCGCCGAGGTCTTCGAGCTGCCCATCGTCCGTACCGTGCAGCCGTCGGAGGGCTTCGACGGCAAGGCGTACACAGGTGACGGCCCGGCCATCAACAGCGCCGCGCCCGAGCGCGGCCTGGACCTGAACGGCCTGGGGGTCGCCGACGCCAAGGCGGCGACCATCGCCTGGCTGGAGGCCAACGGCCACGGTACGGGCGCGGTGACCTACCGGCTGCGGGACTGGCTGTTCTCCCGGCAGCGCTACTGGGGTGAGCCGTTCCCGATCGTCTACGACGAGACCGGCGCCGCGATCGCCCTGCCGGAGGAGATGCTGCCCGTCGAGCTGCCGGAGGTGGAGGACTTCTCCCCGAAGACGTTCGACCCGGACGACGCGGCCTCCAACCCGGAGACCCCGCTGTCGCGTCGCCGCGACTGGGTCGAGGTGGAGCTGGACCTGGGCGACGGCCCGAAGCGCTACACCCGCGAGACCAACGTGATGCCGCAGTGGGCCGGCTCCTGCTGGTACGAGCTGCGCTACCTGGACCCGACCAACTCCGAGCGTTTCGTCGACGTGGAGAACGAGCGGTACTGGATGGGCCCGCGCGGCGAGGGCGACTGCGGGGGCACCGACCTGTACGTCGGCGGCGCCGAGCACGCCGTGCTGCACCTGCTGTACGCGCGGTTCTGGCACAAGGTGCTGTTCGACCTGGGGCACGTGTCGTCGTTCGAGCCGTTCCGCAAGCTGTTCAACCAGGGCATGATCCAGGCGTACGCGTACACCGACTCGCGCGGCAGTTACGTGCAGGCCGAGGACGTCGTCGAGCGCGACGGCGCGTACTACCTGGACGACCTGGTGGTCAATCGCGAGTACGGCAAGATGGGCAAGTCCCTGAAGAACGTGGTGACCCCCGACGACATGTGCGCCGCGTACGGCGCCGACACCTTCCGGGTGTACGAGATGTCGATGGGCCCGCTGGAGGTGTCCCGCCCCTGGGAGACCCGGGCAGTGGTCGGCTCGTACCGGTTCCTGCAGCGCGTCTGGCGGGCGATCGTCGACGAGCAGACCGGCGCGGTGCGGGTCACCGACGACCCGGCCGACGAGGCGACCCGCCGACTGCTGCACAAGGTGATCGACGGGGTCCGTGGCGACATGGACGGCATCCGGTTCAACACGGCTATCGCGAAGCTGATCCAGCTGACCAACGGGCTGACCGGGCTGTCGGCGACGCCCCGTGAGGTGGCCGAGCCGCTGGTGCTGATGCTGGCGCCGTTCGCCCCGCACGTGGCCGAGGAACTGTGGCGCAAGCTGGGCCACGACACCTCGCTGACGTACGCGGACTTCCCGACCGCCGACCCGGCACTGCTGGTGGCCGACACCGTCACGTATCCGGTGCAGGTCAACGGCAAGGTCC from Micromonospora profundi harbors:
- a CDS encoding DUF58 domain-containing protein, producing MRAGLRGLTTRGRSFLAAAAAAAISAFILGEKDLLRVAVLLAILPLLAAAYVGRSRYKLACNRSLDPHRVPVGANSRVVLRLQNLSRLPTGTLLLEDRLPYALGSRPRVVLERLGAHQASSVAYTVRADVRGRYDVGPLVVRMTDPFGLCELTRAFPSTDHLTVIPQVTPLPSVRLPGEYAGSGDSRARSVAVHGEDDAATREYRRGDDLRRVHWKSTARTGELMVRREEQPWESRATVVLDTRAYGHRGDGPTASFEWAVSAAASIAVHLRQSGYKLRLVTGSGVDVDASEGGGDGVLLDHLAEVRLDQRAELAGLVQRVRQRADGGLIIGLFGAVSVAEAELLAGLRGNGATCVGFLLNSSGWLSLPEKARAEAEHAHGAAVLAMVQSGWRVVGVDHGGRLPALWPQAGRGSQGFALRAALAETVAGGVR
- the leuS gene encoding leucine--tRNA ligase, which translates into the protein MSEAAAPADDIPPFRYTAALADEIEVRWQDTWAREGTFHAPNPSGPLADPGHPRAGAEKLYVLDMFPYPSGAGLHVGHPLGYIGTDCYARYQRMAGRNVLHAMGFDAFGLPAEQYAVQTGTHPRTTTEQNIERYKVQLRRLGLAHDERRSVATIDTDFYRWTQWIFLQIFNSWYDRDAAKARPIAELIAEFEGGNRPTSDGRPWAELSVAERRQVVDDHRLAYVSEAPVNWCPGLGTVLANEEVTADGRSDRGNFPVFKRSLKQWKMRITAYGDRLLDDLDSLDWPEPIKLMQRNWIGRSTGAHIDFPTAQAPVRVFTTRPDTIFGATYMVLAPEHELVDALVPAVWPQGTRDAWTGGHANPRAAVEAYRKDAAAKTDVERQSDSKEKTGVFIGAYATNPVTGGQIPIFIADYVLAGYGTGAIMAVPAQDERDWAFAEVFELPIVRTVQPSEGFDGKAYTGDGPAINSAAPERGLDLNGLGVADAKAATIAWLEANGHGTGAVTYRLRDWLFSRQRYWGEPFPIVYDETGAAIALPEEMLPVELPEVEDFSPKTFDPDDAASNPETPLSRRRDWVEVELDLGDGPKRYTRETNVMPQWAGSCWYELRYLDPTNSERFVDVENERYWMGPRGEGDCGGTDLYVGGAEHAVLHLLYARFWHKVLFDLGHVSSFEPFRKLFNQGMIQAYAYTDSRGSYVQAEDVVERDGAYYLDDLVVNREYGKMGKSLKNVVTPDDMCAAYGADTFRVYEMSMGPLEVSRPWETRAVVGSYRFLQRVWRAIVDEQTGAVRVTDDPADEATRRLLHKVIDGVRGDMDGIRFNTAIAKLIQLTNGLTGLSATPREVAEPLVLMLAPFAPHVAEELWRKLGHDTSLTYADFPTADPALLVADTVTYPVQVNGKVRGRIEVPADSPEEAVRAAALEAVASSLAGKEPRKVIVVPGRMVSVVA
- a CDS encoding AAA family ATPase, with the protein product MTQQTWDEVGGLLPHDEFRAASEAIVANIEQVIEGKTATVRLALAVLLAEGHLLIEDVPGVGKTKLAKALARSIDCTVRRIQFTPDLLPSDVTGVSVYNQETHDFEFRPGAVFANLVVGDEINRASPKTQSALLECMEERQVTVDGVTYQLQTPFMVIATQNPIEMEGTYPLPEAQRDRFTARIAMGYPDVSAELAMLDGHGATDPLHELRPVSDANIVRQLISTVRQVHVADAVKQYAIDLVTATREAPDLRLGASPRATLQLLRTARAVAALEGRDYVLPDDLQALAVPVLAHRIIPTADAQLARRTTDAIVSELVHRLPLPHDRQRNPYDTRPATGNGRAPYEPRRP
- a CDS encoding transglutaminase family protein, whose protein sequence is MIASRNIGAVAAAATLLAAAPLSAIFQSWTWLIQSAIAVAVVAGVAALTRLVRAPLWGQVLGMLAALTLALTWLFPSGGELFAVLPTPTTFGHFADLLGGSMQDMRSYGVEVPDTDPLLFITVLGVGGVAVLVDVLAVGMRRPALAGLPMLAIYSVPVAVYVDSVPALPFVIGAAGYLWLLVSDNVDRVRRFGRRFTGDGRDVDVWEASPLASAGRRLAVVGVVVAVALPLAVPGMTGGLLDSLGGSGNGSGNGRAGSGGSTGRIDLFASLAGQLNQSEVADLVKVTTSEPNPFYLRYAVADELRPTGFQARNPSGRPANRDLPDPTERAGRGVQQTSYRATVEVTKSLNMSLMPVYAEPVRTEDLNSNWLYDPNQQVVFSNRENSRGRKYSFDYIRSTYTPAALRAAQPLAADHPVRRQLTATPGPVPEVEELVKGLIQGKRTDYDRVLSIYQHFSSDNGFSYRLSTESGSSGQDIVDFLTNKVGYCQQYAAAMAWLVRSAGIPARVAFGFTNGSKRDGETYTLTNLNLHAWTEVYFGGIGWVPFDATPAYGVPGSTRSAWAPDTDAPEPSAPQSGATDTPTDADPSAGPAGPDNADRDTDSGLSLAGEEPAEQAPVWPWWAAGLLALMALLAVPALRRMALRRRRGARAGAAVTATTSGEVQPADGAPVVVVGPDANRARADAHAAWAELLDTMVDFKVLVDRTETPRATADRLIRDTLTDDSAAVGAARLLGRAEERARYARDPLTGEPLLPALRAVRGALATRADRRTRLLAAVLPPSVLLRWRVGMADTSGRLVALTGRARYRLLRWSPRRILADRAAR